A region from the Vicia villosa cultivar HV-30 ecotype Madison, WI linkage group LG3, Vvil1.0, whole genome shotgun sequence genome encodes:
- the LOC131661642 gene encoding small ribosomal subunit protein mS80 (rPPR6)-like, producing the protein MWRSLLARQRFTVLRNYKAAYISPIQVPLSNFAINPTQSTISSSLDSPQFSHFPSAINNPRFFSQQIATENEVPVDSHSSENHFDAVRLENDDVAVPNDDGNEHDFVVEEEETEAFQIDDEKLEKVVSLLQTSADESFESSLDNMNLTIRQDFVIKAIESVETVLAENLVRFFKWAWTENSLVVTTQVLESFVITICNSGRSLRDKDVYSLWDLVKEIGEKEIGVVNVTILNELVSSFSKLGKGKAALGVFEKFEGFQCVPDADTYYFTIEGLSRRSDFDLAWSVCQKMLDAQRIPDGEKIARILSWLCKGEKAKEAHAVYMAAIENKRYPPLSSVNFLASHLCHKNETVPLALEVLNDIPVERRKRAIKPFSAVVRALCRVKDVDAAKELVLKMITDGPLPGNAVFNYVITGYSKAGEMGQAVEILRLLESRGLKPDVYAYSVIASAYSNGGEMEQARKILEEAKKNHLKLSPVIYHTLIRGYCKLERFDEALELLSEMKDFGVRASADEYEKLIQSLCLKALDWERAEKLQEEMKEKGLYLKGITRALVRAVKETEKEAMEAQSGSLVA; encoded by the coding sequence AATTTTCGCATTTTCCCAGCGCTATTAACAACCCTAGATTCTTCTCTCAACAAATCGCCACTGAAAATGAGGTTCCCGTTGATTCTCATTCTTCTGAAAACCACTTTGACGCTGTTCGCCTCGAAAATGACGATGTCGCTGTTCCTAATGATGACGGTAATGAACACGATTTTGTAGTAGAAGAAGAGGAAACGGAAGCTTTCCAGATTGATGATGAAAAATTGGAGAAAGTTGTGTCTCTTCTGCAGACTAGTGCTGATGAGTCGTTTGAGTCTTCTCTCGATAACATGAATTTGACTATACGTCAGGATTTCGTTATCAAAGCTATTGAATCAGTAGAAACTGTTTTGGCTGAGAATCTTGTGAGGTTTTTCAAATGGGCTTGGACTGAGAATTCGCTTGTGGTGACCACACAGGTTCTAGAGTCTTTTGTTATCACAATATGCAATAGCGGTCGTTCATTGAGGGACAAAGATGTATACTCTCTGTGGGATTTGGTGAAGGAAATTGGGGAGAAAGAAATTGGGGTTGTCAATGTAACCATTCTTAATGAGTTAGTGAGCTCATTCTCTAAATTGGGAAAAGGGAAAGCTGCATTAGGGGTGTTTGAAAAATTCGAGGGGTTTCAGTGTGTGCCGGATGCAGACACTTATTATTTTACGATTGAAGGACTTTCTAGGAGATCGGACTTTGATTTGGCTTGGTCTGTGTGTCAGAAGATGCTTGATGCTCAGAGAATTCCGGATGGTGAAAAGATTGCTAGAATATTGTCTTGGTTGTGTAAGGGCGAAAAGGCTAAAGAAGCTCATGCAGTGTATATGGCAGCAATAGAGAACAAGAGGTATCCGCCTCTGTCTTCTGTTAACTTTTTGGCTTCTCATTTATGTCATAAAAATGAAACTGTACCACTGGCTTTGGAGGTGTTGAATGATATCCCGGTGGAGAGGAGGAAGCGGGCAATCAAGCCGTTTTCGGCTGTTGTCCGAGCCTTGTGCAGGGTTAAAGATGTTGATGCGGCCAAGGAgttggttttgaaaatgattacgGATGGTCCACTTCCTGGAAATGCTGTTTTCAATTATGTTATTACTGGTTACTCTAAAGCTGGGGAAATGGGGCAAGCTGTGGAGATTTTGAGGCTACTTGAAAGTAGGGGTTTGAAACCCGATGTGTACGCGTACTCTGTTATTGCTAGTGCTTATTCAAATGGAGGCGAGATGGAACAGGCTAGGAAGATCTTGGAAGAAGCTAAAAAGAATCATTTAAAGTTAAGCCCTGTAATTTATCACACTCTAATCCGTGGATATTGCAAATTGGAAAGATTTGACGAGGCTTTGGAGTTGTTGTCTGAGATGAAGGATTTTGGTGTACGTGCTTCTGCCGATGAATACGAGAAGCTGATCCAGTCTCTCTGCTTGAAGGCTTTGGATTGGGAAAGAGCAGAAAAGCTGcaagaagaaatgaaagaaaaggGTTTATATCTCAAGGGCATCACCCGAGCCCTAGTTAGAGCCGTCAAGGAAACGGAAAAGGAGGCTATGGAGGCTCAAAGCGGTAGTTTAGTGGCCTAA